The following proteins are co-located in the Paralichthys olivaceus isolate ysfri-2021 chromosome 10, ASM2471397v2, whole genome shotgun sequence genome:
- the caska gene encoding peripheral plasma membrane protein CASK isoform X8, translating to MADDDILFEDVYELCEVIGKGPFSVVRRCINRETGQQFAVKIVDVAEFTSSPGLSTEDLKREASICHMLKHPHIVELLETYSSDGMLYMVFEFMDGADLCFEIVKRADAGFVYSEAVASHYMRQILEALRYCHDNNVIHRDVKPHCVLLASKENSAPVKLGGFGVAIQLGESGLVAGGRVGTPHFMAPEVVKREPYGKPVDVWGCGVILFILLSGCLPFYGTKERLFEAICKGKYKMNPRQWIQISESAKDLVRRMLMLDPAERITVYEALNHPWLKERDRYAYKIHLPETVEQLRKFNARRKLKGAVLAAVSSHKFNSFYGDPPEELHDFSSDPTSSGLLAAERAVSQVLDSLEEIHGLTDCSEKDLDFLHSVFQDQHLHTLLDLYDKINTRSSPQIRNPVSDGVQRAKEVLEEISCYSENHEAKELRRILTQPHFMALLQAHDVVAHEVYSDEALRVTPPPTSPYLNGESPESTNGDMDLENVTRVRLVQFQKNTDEPMGITLKMNDSNHCIVARIMHGGMIHRQGTLHIGDEIREINSISVANQTVEQLQRMLREMRGSITFKIVPSYRTQGSSCEKDSPTTSRQSPANGHSSVNSSILDLPSTIQPKGRQIVSRPPIKDKMSVKIYVRAQFEYDPSKDELIPCKEAGIRFQVGDIIQIISKDDHNWWQGKLENMKNSTAGLIPSPELQEWRVACIAMEKTKQEQQASCTWFGKKKKQYKDKYLAKHNAVFDQLDLVTYEEVVKLPAFKRKTLVLLGAHGVGRRHIKNTLITKHPDRFAYPIPHTTRPPKKDEENGKNYYFVSHDQMMQDISNNEYLEYGSHEDAMYGTRLETIRKIHQQGHVAILDVEPQALKVLRTAEFAPYVVFIAAPTITPGINETPRWCRTLPDESLQRLQKESEILQKTYAHYFDQTIINNEIDETIRHLEDAIDVVCTTSQWVPVSWVY from the exons gGGGCCCTTCAGCGTGGTGCGGAGATGCATCAACAGGGAGACGGGGCAGCAGTTCGCTGTCAAGATCGTGGACGTGGCCGAGTTCACCTCAAGTCCCGGACTCAGCACAGAGG atctgAAGAGGGAGGCGAGTATCTGCCACATGCTGAAACACCCCCACatcgtggagctgctggagacgTACAGCTCCGATGGGATGCTCTACATGGTGTTTGAGTT TATGGACGGAGCAGACCTGTGTTTTGAGATCGTGAAGCGGGCGGATGCTGGTTTCGTGTACAGTGAAGCGGTGGCCAG tcaCTACATGAGACAGATCCTCGAGGCGCTACGCTACTGCCACGACAACAACGTCATCCACCGAGACGTCAAG CCTCACTGCGTGCTGCTGGCGTCCAAAGAGAACTCGGCTCCTGTGAAGCTCGGTGGGTTCGGAGTCGCCATCCAGCTCGGAGAGTCGGGACTGGTGGCTGGAG GTCGAGTCGGCACTCCTCACTTCATGGCCCCGGAGGTGGTGAAGCGGGAGCCTTACGGTAAACCTGTGGACGTGTGGGGCTGTGGcgtcatcctcttcatcctcctgtcAGGGTGTCTTCCATTCTATGGCACCAAGGAGCGTCTGTTCGAAGCCATTTGTAAAGGCAAATACAAG ATGAATCCTCGTCAGTGGATTCAAATCTCAGAGAGCGCCAAGGATCTGGTGAGACGCATGCTGATGCTGGACCCTGCAGAGAGGATCACCGTCTACGAGGCTCTTAACCACCCCTGGCTCAAG GAGAGGGACCGGTACGCCTACAAAATCCACCTGCCAGAGACCGTGGAGCAGCTGAGAAAGTTCAATGCCCGCAGAAAGCTAAAG GGGGCGGTGCTGGCCGCAGTGTCCAGTCACAAGTTTAACTCCTTCTATGGGGACCCTCCAGAGGAACTCCATGATTTCTCCAGTGACCCCACCTCctcag GACTTCTCGCAGCAGAAA gggCTGTGTCTCAGGTGCTGGACAGTTTAGAGGAGATCCATGGTCTGACCGACTGCAGTGAAAAGGATCTGGATTTCCTTCACAGTGTTTTTCAGGACCAGCATCTTCACACTCTGCTCGAT CTGTACGATAAAATCAACACCAGGTCGTCTCCGCAGATCAGGAACCCTGTGAGTGACGGTGTGCAGAGAGCCAAAGAG GTACTGGAAGAAATCTCCTGCTACTCAGAGAACCACGAAGCTAAAGAACTCAGACGGATACTGACGCAGCCGCACTTCATG GCGCTGCTGCAGGCCCACGACGTGGTGGCCCACGAGGTTTACAGTGACGAGGCTCTGAGGGTGACCCCGCCGCCCACCTCGCCCTACCTGAACGGAGAATCTCCAGAGAGCACCAACGGAGACATGGACCTGGAGAACGTCACAAGAGTCCGTCTGGTCCAGTTCCAGAAGAACACGGACGAGCCAATG GGAATCACGCTGAAGATGAACGACTCCAACCACTGCATCGTCGCCAGGATAATGCACGGGGGGATGATCCACAGACAAG gaacTCTGCACATAGGAGACGAGATCAGGGAGATCAACAGCATCAGTGTGGCCAATCAGACggtggagcagctgcagaggatgCTG agggagatgagaggCAGCATCACCTTTAAAATCGTGCCAAGTTACCGGACGCAGGGATCCTCGTGTGAG AAAGACTCCCCCACCACCTCCAGGCAGTCCCCTGCCAATGGCCACTCCAGCGTTAACAGTTCTATCTTG GACCTGCCGTCCACCATCCAGCCCAAAGGTCGACAG ATTGTGTCCAGACCTCCAATCAAGGACAAAATGTCTGTGAAG ATCTACGTGAGGGCCCAGTTTGAGTACGACCCCTCCAAAGACGAACTCATCCCCTGCAAGGAGGCCGGCATTCGCTTCCAGGTGGGCGACATTATCCAGATCATCTCCAAGGACGACCACAACTGGTGGCAGGGCAAACTGGAGAACATGAAAAACAGCACGGCCGGCCTCATCCCGtcaccagagctgcaggagtg gcgAGTGGCGTGCATCGCCATGGAGAAGAccaagcaggagcagcaggccAGTTGTACCTGGTTTggcaaaaagaagaaacagtACAAAGACAAGTATTTGGCAAAGCACAacgcag tGTTCGATCAACTAGATCTGGTCACGTATGAGGAGGTGGTGAAGCTTCCTGCCTTCAAGAGGAAAACCCTCGTTTTGTTAG GGGCTCATGGCGTCGGCAGGAGACACATCAAGAACACGCTCATCACCAAACACCCCGACAGATTCGCTTACCCCATCCCAC ACACGACCAGACCTCCGAAGAAGGACGAGGAGAACGGGAAGAACTACTACTTTGTTTCCCACGATCAGATGATGCAGGACATCAGCAACAACGAGTACCTGGAGTACGGCAGCCACGAGGACGCCATGTACGGGACGCGGCTGGAGACCATACGGAAGATCCACCAACAGGGACACGTAGCCATACTGGACGTGGaacctcag GCCCTGAAGGTCCTGCGAACAGCAGAGTTTGCTCCGTACGTCGTCTTCATTGCTGCACCAACAATTACACCAGGAATCAATGag
- the caska gene encoding peripheral plasma membrane protein CASK isoform X4, which translates to MADDDILFEDVYELCEVIGKGPFSVVRRCINRETGQQFAVKIVDVAEFTSSPGLSTEDLKREASICHMLKHPHIVELLETYSSDGMLYMVFEFMDGADLCFEIVKRADAGFVYSEAVASHYMRQILEALRYCHDNNVIHRDVKPHCVLLASKENSAPVKLGGFGVAIQLGESGLVAGGRVGTPHFMAPEVVKREPYGKPVDVWGCGVILFILLSGCLPFYGTKERLFEAICKGKYKMNPRQWIQISESAKDLVRRMLMLDPAERITVYEALNHPWLKERDRYAYKIHLPETVEQLRKFNARRKLKGAVLAAVSSHKFNSFYGDPPEELHDFSSDPTSSGLLAAERAVSQVLDSLEEIHGLTDCSEKDLDFLHSVFQDQHLHTLLDLYDKINTRSSPQIRNPVSDGVQRAKESSSQDEASGALKHLEYVLEEISCYSENHEAKELRRILTQPHFMALLQAHDVVAHEVYSDEALRVTPPPTSPYLNGESPESTNGDMDLENVTRVRLVQFQKNTDEPMGITLKMNDSNHCIVARIMHGGMIHRQGTLHIGDEIREINSISVANQTVEQLQRMLREMRGSITFKIVPSYRTQGSSCEKDSPTTSRQSPANGHSSVNSSILDLPSTIQPKGRQIVSRPPIKDKMSVKIYVRAQFEYDPSKDELIPCKEAGIRFQVGDIIQIISKDDHNWWQGKLENMKNSTAGLIPSPELQEWRVACIAMEKTKQEQQASCTWFGKKKKQYKDKYLAKHNAVFDQLDLVTYEEVVKLPAFKRKTLVLLGAHGVGRRHIKNTLITKHPDRFAYPIPHTTRPPKKDEENGKNYYFVSHDQMMQDISNNEYLEYGSHEDAMYGTRLETIRKIHQQGHVAILDVEPQALKVLRTAEFAPYVVFIAAPTITPGINEDESLQRLQKESEILQKTYAHYFDQTIINNEIDETIRHLEDAIDVVCTTSQWVPVSWVY; encoded by the exons gGGGCCCTTCAGCGTGGTGCGGAGATGCATCAACAGGGAGACGGGGCAGCAGTTCGCTGTCAAGATCGTGGACGTGGCCGAGTTCACCTCAAGTCCCGGACTCAGCACAGAGG atctgAAGAGGGAGGCGAGTATCTGCCACATGCTGAAACACCCCCACatcgtggagctgctggagacgTACAGCTCCGATGGGATGCTCTACATGGTGTTTGAGTT TATGGACGGAGCAGACCTGTGTTTTGAGATCGTGAAGCGGGCGGATGCTGGTTTCGTGTACAGTGAAGCGGTGGCCAG tcaCTACATGAGACAGATCCTCGAGGCGCTACGCTACTGCCACGACAACAACGTCATCCACCGAGACGTCAAG CCTCACTGCGTGCTGCTGGCGTCCAAAGAGAACTCGGCTCCTGTGAAGCTCGGTGGGTTCGGAGTCGCCATCCAGCTCGGAGAGTCGGGACTGGTGGCTGGAG GTCGAGTCGGCACTCCTCACTTCATGGCCCCGGAGGTGGTGAAGCGGGAGCCTTACGGTAAACCTGTGGACGTGTGGGGCTGTGGcgtcatcctcttcatcctcctgtcAGGGTGTCTTCCATTCTATGGCACCAAGGAGCGTCTGTTCGAAGCCATTTGTAAAGGCAAATACAAG ATGAATCCTCGTCAGTGGATTCAAATCTCAGAGAGCGCCAAGGATCTGGTGAGACGCATGCTGATGCTGGACCCTGCAGAGAGGATCACCGTCTACGAGGCTCTTAACCACCCCTGGCTCAAG GAGAGGGACCGGTACGCCTACAAAATCCACCTGCCAGAGACCGTGGAGCAGCTGAGAAAGTTCAATGCCCGCAGAAAGCTAAAG GGGGCGGTGCTGGCCGCAGTGTCCAGTCACAAGTTTAACTCCTTCTATGGGGACCCTCCAGAGGAACTCCATGATTTCTCCAGTGACCCCACCTCctcag GACTTCTCGCAGCAGAAA gggCTGTGTCTCAGGTGCTGGACAGTTTAGAGGAGATCCATGGTCTGACCGACTGCAGTGAAAAGGATCTGGATTTCCTTCACAGTGTTTTTCAGGACCAGCATCTTCACACTCTGCTCGAT CTGTACGATAAAATCAACACCAGGTCGTCTCCGCAGATCAGGAACCCTGTGAGTGACGGTGTGCAGAGAGCCAAAGAG AGTTCATCCCAAGACGAAGCAAGTGGAGCTTTGAAACATCTGGAATAT GTACTGGAAGAAATCTCCTGCTACTCAGAGAACCACGAAGCTAAAGAACTCAGACGGATACTGACGCAGCCGCACTTCATG GCGCTGCTGCAGGCCCACGACGTGGTGGCCCACGAGGTTTACAGTGACGAGGCTCTGAGGGTGACCCCGCCGCCCACCTCGCCCTACCTGAACGGAGAATCTCCAGAGAGCACCAACGGAGACATGGACCTGGAGAACGTCACAAGAGTCCGTCTGGTCCAGTTCCAGAAGAACACGGACGAGCCAATG GGAATCACGCTGAAGATGAACGACTCCAACCACTGCATCGTCGCCAGGATAATGCACGGGGGGATGATCCACAGACAAG gaacTCTGCACATAGGAGACGAGATCAGGGAGATCAACAGCATCAGTGTGGCCAATCAGACggtggagcagctgcagaggatgCTG agggagatgagaggCAGCATCACCTTTAAAATCGTGCCAAGTTACCGGACGCAGGGATCCTCGTGTGAG AAAGACTCCCCCACCACCTCCAGGCAGTCCCCTGCCAATGGCCACTCCAGCGTTAACAGTTCTATCTTG GACCTGCCGTCCACCATCCAGCCCAAAGGTCGACAG ATTGTGTCCAGACCTCCAATCAAGGACAAAATGTCTGTGAAG ATCTACGTGAGGGCCCAGTTTGAGTACGACCCCTCCAAAGACGAACTCATCCCCTGCAAGGAGGCCGGCATTCGCTTCCAGGTGGGCGACATTATCCAGATCATCTCCAAGGACGACCACAACTGGTGGCAGGGCAAACTGGAGAACATGAAAAACAGCACGGCCGGCCTCATCCCGtcaccagagctgcaggagtg gcgAGTGGCGTGCATCGCCATGGAGAAGAccaagcaggagcagcaggccAGTTGTACCTGGTTTggcaaaaagaagaaacagtACAAAGACAAGTATTTGGCAAAGCACAacgcag tGTTCGATCAACTAGATCTGGTCACGTATGAGGAGGTGGTGAAGCTTCCTGCCTTCAAGAGGAAAACCCTCGTTTTGTTAG GGGCTCATGGCGTCGGCAGGAGACACATCAAGAACACGCTCATCACCAAACACCCCGACAGATTCGCTTACCCCATCCCAC ACACGACCAGACCTCCGAAGAAGGACGAGGAGAACGGGAAGAACTACTACTTTGTTTCCCACGATCAGATGATGCAGGACATCAGCAACAACGAGTACCTGGAGTACGGCAGCCACGAGGACGCCATGTACGGGACGCGGCTGGAGACCATACGGAAGATCCACCAACAGGGACACGTAGCCATACTGGACGTGGaacctcag GCCCTGAAGGTCCTGCGAACAGCAGAGTTTGCTCCGTACGTCGTCTTCATTGCTGCACCAACAATTACACCAGGAATCAATGag
- the caska gene encoding peripheral plasma membrane protein CASK isoform X3, protein MADDDILFEDVYELCEVIGKGPFSVVRRCINRETGQQFAVKIVDVAEFTSSPGLSTEDLKREASICHMLKHPHIVELLETYSSDGMLYMVFEFMDGADLCFEIVKRADAGFVYSEAVASHYMRQILEALRYCHDNNVIHRDVKPHCVLLASKENSAPVKLGGFGVAIQLGESGLVAGGRVGTPHFMAPEVVKREPYGKPVDVWGCGVILFILLSGCLPFYGTKERLFEAICKGKYKMNPRQWIQISESAKDLVRRMLMLDPAERITVYEALNHPWLKERDRYAYKIHLPETVEQLRKFNARRKLKGAVLAAVSSHKFNSFYGDPPEELHDFSSDPTSSGAVSQVLDSLEEIHGLTDCSEKDLDFLHSVFQDQHLHTLLDLYDKINTRSSPQIRNPVSDGVQRAKESSSQDEASGALKHLEYVLEEISCYSENHEAKELRRILTQPHFMALLQAHDVVAHEVYSDEALRVTPPPTSPYLNGESPESTNGDMDLENVTRVRLVQFQKNTDEPMGITLKMNDSNHCIVARIMHGGMIHRQGTLHIGDEIREINSISVANQTVEQLQRMLREMRGSITFKIVPSYRTQGSSCEKDSPTTSRQSPANGHSSVNSSILDLPSTIQPKGRQIVSRPPIKDKMSVKIYVRAQFEYDPSKDELIPCKEAGIRFQVGDIIQIISKDDHNWWQGKLENMKNSTAGLIPSPELQEWRVACIAMEKTKQEQQASCTWFGKKKKQYKDKYLAKHNAVFDQLDLVTYEEVVKLPAFKRKTLVLLGAHGVGRRHIKNTLITKHPDRFAYPIPHTTRPPKKDEENGKNYYFVSHDQMMQDISNNEYLEYGSHEDAMYGTRLETIRKIHQQGHVAILDVEPQALKVLRTAEFAPYVVFIAAPTITPGINETPRWCRTLPDESLQRLQKESEILQKTYAHYFDQTIINNEIDETIRHLEDAIDVVCTTSQWVPVSWVY, encoded by the exons gGGGCCCTTCAGCGTGGTGCGGAGATGCATCAACAGGGAGACGGGGCAGCAGTTCGCTGTCAAGATCGTGGACGTGGCCGAGTTCACCTCAAGTCCCGGACTCAGCACAGAGG atctgAAGAGGGAGGCGAGTATCTGCCACATGCTGAAACACCCCCACatcgtggagctgctggagacgTACAGCTCCGATGGGATGCTCTACATGGTGTTTGAGTT TATGGACGGAGCAGACCTGTGTTTTGAGATCGTGAAGCGGGCGGATGCTGGTTTCGTGTACAGTGAAGCGGTGGCCAG tcaCTACATGAGACAGATCCTCGAGGCGCTACGCTACTGCCACGACAACAACGTCATCCACCGAGACGTCAAG CCTCACTGCGTGCTGCTGGCGTCCAAAGAGAACTCGGCTCCTGTGAAGCTCGGTGGGTTCGGAGTCGCCATCCAGCTCGGAGAGTCGGGACTGGTGGCTGGAG GTCGAGTCGGCACTCCTCACTTCATGGCCCCGGAGGTGGTGAAGCGGGAGCCTTACGGTAAACCTGTGGACGTGTGGGGCTGTGGcgtcatcctcttcatcctcctgtcAGGGTGTCTTCCATTCTATGGCACCAAGGAGCGTCTGTTCGAAGCCATTTGTAAAGGCAAATACAAG ATGAATCCTCGTCAGTGGATTCAAATCTCAGAGAGCGCCAAGGATCTGGTGAGACGCATGCTGATGCTGGACCCTGCAGAGAGGATCACCGTCTACGAGGCTCTTAACCACCCCTGGCTCAAG GAGAGGGACCGGTACGCCTACAAAATCCACCTGCCAGAGACCGTGGAGCAGCTGAGAAAGTTCAATGCCCGCAGAAAGCTAAAG GGGGCGGTGCTGGCCGCAGTGTCCAGTCACAAGTTTAACTCCTTCTATGGGGACCCTCCAGAGGAACTCCATGATTTCTCCAGTGACCCCACCTCctcag gggCTGTGTCTCAGGTGCTGGACAGTTTAGAGGAGATCCATGGTCTGACCGACTGCAGTGAAAAGGATCTGGATTTCCTTCACAGTGTTTTTCAGGACCAGCATCTTCACACTCTGCTCGAT CTGTACGATAAAATCAACACCAGGTCGTCTCCGCAGATCAGGAACCCTGTGAGTGACGGTGTGCAGAGAGCCAAAGAG AGTTCATCCCAAGACGAAGCAAGTGGAGCTTTGAAACATCTGGAATAT GTACTGGAAGAAATCTCCTGCTACTCAGAGAACCACGAAGCTAAAGAACTCAGACGGATACTGACGCAGCCGCACTTCATG GCGCTGCTGCAGGCCCACGACGTGGTGGCCCACGAGGTTTACAGTGACGAGGCTCTGAGGGTGACCCCGCCGCCCACCTCGCCCTACCTGAACGGAGAATCTCCAGAGAGCACCAACGGAGACATGGACCTGGAGAACGTCACAAGAGTCCGTCTGGTCCAGTTCCAGAAGAACACGGACGAGCCAATG GGAATCACGCTGAAGATGAACGACTCCAACCACTGCATCGTCGCCAGGATAATGCACGGGGGGATGATCCACAGACAAG gaacTCTGCACATAGGAGACGAGATCAGGGAGATCAACAGCATCAGTGTGGCCAATCAGACggtggagcagctgcagaggatgCTG agggagatgagaggCAGCATCACCTTTAAAATCGTGCCAAGTTACCGGACGCAGGGATCCTCGTGTGAG AAAGACTCCCCCACCACCTCCAGGCAGTCCCCTGCCAATGGCCACTCCAGCGTTAACAGTTCTATCTTG GACCTGCCGTCCACCATCCAGCCCAAAGGTCGACAG ATTGTGTCCAGACCTCCAATCAAGGACAAAATGTCTGTGAAG ATCTACGTGAGGGCCCAGTTTGAGTACGACCCCTCCAAAGACGAACTCATCCCCTGCAAGGAGGCCGGCATTCGCTTCCAGGTGGGCGACATTATCCAGATCATCTCCAAGGACGACCACAACTGGTGGCAGGGCAAACTGGAGAACATGAAAAACAGCACGGCCGGCCTCATCCCGtcaccagagctgcaggagtg gcgAGTGGCGTGCATCGCCATGGAGAAGAccaagcaggagcagcaggccAGTTGTACCTGGTTTggcaaaaagaagaaacagtACAAAGACAAGTATTTGGCAAAGCACAacgcag tGTTCGATCAACTAGATCTGGTCACGTATGAGGAGGTGGTGAAGCTTCCTGCCTTCAAGAGGAAAACCCTCGTTTTGTTAG GGGCTCATGGCGTCGGCAGGAGACACATCAAGAACACGCTCATCACCAAACACCCCGACAGATTCGCTTACCCCATCCCAC ACACGACCAGACCTCCGAAGAAGGACGAGGAGAACGGGAAGAACTACTACTTTGTTTCCCACGATCAGATGATGCAGGACATCAGCAACAACGAGTACCTGGAGTACGGCAGCCACGAGGACGCCATGTACGGGACGCGGCTGGAGACCATACGGAAGATCCACCAACAGGGACACGTAGCCATACTGGACGTGGaacctcag GCCCTGAAGGTCCTGCGAACAGCAGAGTTTGCTCCGTACGTCGTCTTCATTGCTGCACCAACAATTACACCAGGAATCAATGag